In Rhodothermia bacterium, a genomic segment contains:
- a CDS encoding RecX family transcriptional regulator — protein MRKSKYSRILYNKDLNTKGIIKAMSGEITRLVLQQKNKDRVSVFIDGEFAFGLYKETVLQHGLRKGQTLTGSEITTLQTADGFLAARAYALRLLNMRAQTSAGLRRKILDKGFPEDAVDRIVAQLEERGFLNDAQFARQFAEERLRTKKHGAARIRIDLQKKGIQREVIEMALQKVLKPDETLETARELAKKQWRKLRREPDVQKQRRRLFDFLIRRGYDPNTASTIFREGPPNEADKSISDEEHPLP, from the coding sequence ATGCGAAAATCAAAATATTCCCGTATCTTGTACAATAAAGACTTAAACACTAAAGGAATCATCAAAGCTATGTCTGGCGAGATAACCCGTCTGGTTTTACAGCAAAAAAACAAAGATCGCGTCTCGGTTTTCATAGACGGCGAATTTGCGTTTGGACTCTACAAAGAAACCGTTCTTCAACATGGTTTGCGGAAAGGCCAGACCCTTACGGGTTCGGAGATCACCACCCTTCAAACGGCAGACGGCTTTCTGGCAGCCCGTGCTTATGCCCTTCGATTGTTGAACATGCGGGCACAAACGAGTGCTGGGCTACGGAGGAAAATATTGGACAAAGGATTTCCGGAGGATGCCGTAGATCGGATTGTGGCGCAGTTGGAGGAACGCGGCTTTTTGAACGATGCCCAATTTGCCCGCCAATTTGCTGAAGAACGCCTCCGAACCAAAAAACATGGTGCGGCCAGAATTCGGATAGACCTCCAAAAAAAAGGCATACAACGCGAGGTTATAGAAATGGCCTTGCAAAAAGTCTTGAAACCAGACGAAACTTTAGAAACAGCCCGCGAATTGGCCAAGAAGCAATGGCGGAAGTTAAGGCGCGAACCCGATGTGCAAAAACAGCGCAGACGCCTCTTCGACTTTTTAATCCGGCGCGGATATGATCCCAATACCGCCTCTACCATCTTCCGAGAAGGTCCTCCAAACGAGGCAGACAAATCTATTTCCGATGAAGAACACCCCTTACCATAG
- a CDS encoding S9 family peptidase yields MLAPWLNAQPAPIIRAGDNLIVEGVPEIPASLATEVRRYTESRSAGFAAWHPTKKEMLISTRFGNTSQLHRVVTPMGTRAQITFFDEPVGGATYEPKAGKYFLFTKDVGGNEFGQIYRYDVADGRVTMLTDGGRSQNGGIVWSPSGDKIVYGSTRRNGGDRDVYVMDPLNPASDKRLLDVSGGGWGVADWSPDGKTLLLSEYISVNESHLWLMDVASGQKRELTPRSEQGVSYGGAAFSKDGKGIYLATDKDYDFQRLAYMDLATKQITYLTKGLTWDISGFALSENGKRLAFVTNEAGVFKLYLMQTASRTYKPVANLPIGIIGGLEWHRNNNDLALTINSARSTSDVYTLNATTNTLTRWTESELGGLVASDLSEPSLIKWKSFDGLEISGFYYKPPTRFAGKRPVIINIHGGPEGQSLPSFLGRSNYYLNEMGIAIIYPNVRGSTGYGKNFVQLDNGLKRKDSVKDIGALLDWIATQPDLDKDRIMVTGGSYGGYMTLAVAVDYNDRIRCALDVVGISHFKTFLQNTESYRRDLRRAEYGDERDPAIATFFEEIAPLNNAGKITKPLFVVQGGNDPRVPRTEATQMVQTVRKNNSPVWYLEAKDEGHGFRKKNNVDFQFYATIQFIRQYLVNP; encoded by the coding sequence ATGCTCGCACCTTGGCTAAATGCACAGCCAGCACCCATAATTCGGGCAGGAGACAACTTGATTGTAGAAGGGGTTCCTGAAATCCCCGCTTCGCTCGCGACCGAAGTCCGGCGATACACCGAGAGTCGTTCGGCTGGCTTTGCAGCTTGGCATCCCACCAAGAAAGAAATGTTGATCAGCACCCGATTTGGGAATACCAGCCAATTGCATCGCGTGGTAACCCCAATGGGTACACGTGCCCAAATCACGTTTTTTGATGAACCCGTAGGCGGCGCCACCTATGAACCCAAGGCCGGAAAATACTTCTTGTTCACCAAAGACGTGGGCGGGAACGAATTTGGGCAAATTTATCGCTATGATGTGGCAGATGGACGGGTGACCATGCTCACAGACGGCGGGCGCTCCCAAAATGGCGGCATCGTTTGGAGTCCGTCCGGAGACAAAATTGTCTATGGCTCCACCCGTCGTAATGGCGGTGACCGCGATGTTTATGTAATGGATCCACTAAATCCTGCCTCGGATAAGCGCCTTTTAGACGTCTCTGGTGGTGGATGGGGTGTTGCCGATTGGAGCCCGGACGGAAAAACCTTGCTTCTAAGCGAGTATATCTCAGTAAACGAAAGCCACTTATGGTTGATGGATGTGGCCAGCGGACAAAAACGCGAACTCACGCCTCGTTCCGAGCAGGGTGTTTCGTATGGCGGAGCAGCATTTAGCAAAGACGGAAAGGGGATTTACCTTGCCACCGACAAAGACTATGACTTCCAACGATTGGCCTATATGGATTTGGCCACCAAGCAAATCACTTATCTGACGAAGGGCTTAACATGGGATATTTCCGGTTTTGCACTCTCGGAGAATGGCAAACGATTGGCTTTTGTAACCAATGAAGCCGGGGTTTTTAAACTGTATTTGATGCAAACAGCCAGTCGTACCTATAAGCCCGTTGCAAATCTCCCGATTGGTATTATTGGCGGGTTGGAGTGGCATAGAAACAACAACGATTTGGCCCTCACCATCAATTCGGCACGTTCGACATCGGATGTTTATACCCTGAACGCCACAACCAATACATTGACCCGCTGGACGGAGAGCGAATTGGGCGGTTTGGTGGCTTCCGATCTGTCCGAACCATCCCTAATCAAATGGAAGAGTTTCGATGGCTTGGAAATTTCCGGATTTTATTACAAGCCGCCCACTCGTTTTGCCGGAAAACGGCCCGTGATCATCAACATTCATGGTGGCCCAGAAGGCCAATCGCTCCCCTCTTTTTTGGGTAGAAGCAATTATTATCTGAACGAAATGGGTATTGCCATCATTTATCCAAACGTAAGAGGATCAACAGGTTATGGCAAAAATTTTGTACAGTTGGACAATGGCCTCAAGCGGAAAGATTCCGTAAAAGACATTGGTGCGTTGTTGGATTGGATTGCCACCCAGCCAGATTTGGACAAAGACCGCATTATGGTAACAGGTGGAAGCTATGGCGGCTACATGACTTTGGCCGTTGCGGTGGATTATAATGATAGAATCCGGTGTGCATTGGATGTGGTGGGCATTTCGCACTTCAAAACCTTCCTCCAAAATACCGAAAGCTATCGGCGAGACCTTCGTAGGGCAGAGTATGGTGACGAGCGAGATCCTGCCATTGCGACGTTTTTCGAGGAAATTGCACCGTTAAACAATGCTGGAAAAATTACCAAACCACTTTTTGTGGTACAAGGCGGGAATGATCCGCGCGTACCCCGAACCGAGGCTACGCAAATGGTACAAACTGTTCGGAAAAACAACAGCCCCGTTTGGTATCTCGAAGCAAAAGACGAGGGACACGGCTTCCGAAAGAAGAACAATGTGGACTTCCAATTTTATGCTACCATTCAGTTTATCCGGCAGTATTTGGTGAACCCATAA
- a CDS encoding ABC transporter permease, which produces MNLFKLSLSYIRRQKLTTFLNTFLLGLGIATILLLLLFSAQFGEKMERDAKGIDMVVGAKGSPLQLILSGIYHLDVPTGNIPLAEVEKLKANRMVKEVIPLSLGDSYNQFRIVGTTEAYPAHYEAKVASGKMFAATSEATIGSQVAKQTGLKLGDTFVGAHGLVQGGEGHHEHPYKVVGILAPTNSVMDRLILTSLSSVWDVHGLPHAAEADDHKGEDHTAAGSDHEHGKESASKPDSAAQVTDEVKPLPAPPPIVGPPAAISGLLPSGAMPESGPEVTVALVKFASPIATVMLPRSINSQTKLQAATPAQQLANLLQLVGVGVSTVRVFGFILMFAALLGVFITLYNAIQERRYDLAMMRALGASREKVFLHVLIEGLIYATLGVLVGLLLGHGITEIIGRVLSSANQVELTGFRFVNGELWVVLAALMTGVVAALIPAFQAYRTDIAKTLAE; this is translated from the coding sequence ATGAATTTGTTCAAATTAAGCCTTTCTTACATTCGGCGGCAAAAGCTAACCACGTTTCTCAATACGTTTTTATTGGGTTTGGGCATTGCCACCATTCTCCTCCTGCTGTTGTTTAGTGCGCAGTTTGGGGAGAAAATGGAACGCGACGCCAAAGGGATTGATATGGTGGTGGGAGCCAAAGGCAGCCCGTTACAATTGATCCTCTCCGGAATCTATCATTTGGATGTGCCAACGGGGAATATCCCTCTTGCAGAAGTGGAAAAACTCAAGGCCAATCGGATGGTCAAAGAAGTAATCCCCCTTTCGTTAGGCGATAGTTATAATCAGTTCCGAATTGTGGGGACGACGGAGGCTTATCCGGCGCATTATGAAGCCAAAGTCGCAAGCGGGAAAATGTTTGCGGCAACCTCCGAAGCGACCATCGGTTCGCAAGTGGCAAAACAAACGGGTCTGAAATTGGGTGATACGTTTGTTGGGGCACATGGGTTAGTGCAAGGCGGAGAAGGACATCATGAACACCCCTATAAAGTGGTTGGGATTCTGGCCCCCACAAACAGTGTGATGGATCGTTTGATCCTCACCAGCCTCTCTTCGGTGTGGGATGTACATGGTTTGCCTCATGCAGCAGAAGCCGACGACCACAAAGGCGAAGATCATACAGCGGCCGGAAGTGACCACGAACACGGAAAAGAATCCGCGAGCAAGCCGGACTCTGCCGCACAAGTGACGGACGAGGTGAAGCCCCTTCCCGCCCCGCCCCCTATTGTAGGCCCACCTGCGGCCATATCTGGCCTTTTACCCTCTGGCGCAATGCCGGAAAGTGGGCCAGAAGTTACGGTAGCCCTTGTTAAGTTTGCCAGTCCTATCGCTACGGTTATGTTGCCACGTAGCATCAATAGTCAAACCAAACTTCAGGCCGCTACACCCGCACAGCAGCTCGCCAATCTTTTGCAACTGGTGGGAGTTGGGGTTAGCACGGTGCGCGTTTTTGGTTTTATTCTCATGTTTGCGGCTCTATTGGGTGTCTTTATTACCCTCTATAATGCTATTCAGGAGCGCCGCTATGATCTTGCCATGATGCGAGCACTTGGGGCATCTCGCGAAAAGGTTTTCCTCCACGTGCTGATTGAAGGGCTTATCTACGCCACGTTAGGAGTCTTGGTTGGCTTACTCCTTGGACATGGCATCACCGAGATTATTGGCCGTGTACTCTCTTCTGCCAATCAAGTGGAATTAACCGGATTCCGATTTGTAAATGGCGAACTTTGGGTTGTCTTGGCCGCTCTCATGACAGGGGTGGTGGCTGCTCTAATTCCAGCGTTTCAGGCATATCGCACCGATATTGCCAAAACCCTCGCTGAGTAA
- a CDS encoding ABC transporter ATP-binding protein, translating into MFLLENVIHQYGGQTVLDMPSWKANQGEQWIMLGPSGSGKTTLLHILGGLLKPTSGNVTIAGQDLGSLAPAQVDQFRGQHIGIVFQRMHLLSTLTVRENLLLTQFVAGEPQNEERVDEVLEGLDIGTKKFAYPSQLSVGQAQRVSIARAVMNRPKVILADEPTSALDDKNCEKVLELLKLQATAYQATLVITTHDQRIKDAFGNQFNL; encoded by the coding sequence ATGTTTTTATTGGAGAATGTAATCCATCAATATGGTGGCCAAACCGTCTTAGATATGCCGTCTTGGAAGGCAAATCAAGGCGAACAATGGATTATGTTAGGCCCTTCCGGCTCAGGGAAAACCACCCTATTGCATATATTAGGTGGCTTGCTCAAGCCGACAAGTGGGAATGTAACTATTGCAGGACAAGACCTTGGCTCCCTTGCTCCGGCACAGGTTGACCAGTTTCGGGGGCAGCATATTGGCATTGTTTTCCAGCGTATGCACTTGTTGAGTACCTTAACGGTGCGCGAAAACCTATTACTCACCCAGTTTGTGGCGGGTGAACCACAAAATGAAGAAAGGGTGGATGAGGTTTTGGAGGGATTGGATATCGGAACCAAAAAATTTGCTTATCCCTCGCAACTCAGTGTTGGGCAGGCGCAGCGGGTCTCTATTGCGCGGGCGGTGATGAATCGGCCTAAAGTGATCTTGGCAGATGAACCCACCTCTGCCTTAGATGACAAGAACTGTGAAAAGGTCTTGGAACTGCTCAAGCTACAGGCCACTGCCTATCAAGCAACGTTGGTGATTACCACACACGACCAACGAATCAAGGATGCTTTTGGCAACCAATTCAATTTGTAG
- the def gene encoding peptide deformylase, which yields MILPIRRYGDPILRKKAQKITENTPELQTLIANMFETMKNADGVGLAAPQIGQSIRLFVVDIRHYEEDFQEKTGEPFPEDWKSVMVFINPDIVEEGEEESDYEEGCLSVPDIHEMVTRPSKIKLLYLDRHFVQQEMTVDKLLARVIQHEYDHLEGILFLDHLSAFKRRMLQRKLRDIQRGLLETKYPMAKLPV from the coding sequence ATGATCTTGCCGATTAGACGCTACGGAGATCCCATTTTGAGGAAAAAAGCACAGAAAATTACCGAGAACACCCCGGAATTGCAGACCCTTATAGCGAACATGTTCGAGACAATGAAGAATGCGGATGGGGTGGGTTTGGCGGCGCCACAAATCGGTCAAAGTATCCGGCTTTTTGTGGTAGATATCCGACATTACGAGGAAGATTTTCAGGAAAAAACGGGCGAACCCTTTCCGGAGGATTGGAAGTCGGTTATGGTTTTTATCAATCCAGACATTGTGGAGGAGGGCGAGGAGGAAAGTGACTACGAAGAAGGTTGCCTTTCCGTGCCGGACATTCATGAGATGGTAACACGCCCAAGCAAAATCAAACTTCTGTATTTAGACCGCCATTTTGTGCAACAAGAGATGACGGTGGATAAACTTCTGGCGCGAGTCATTCAGCATGAATATGACCATCTGGAAGGGATCCTGTTTTTAGACCATCTGAGCGCTTTTAAACGCAGAATGTTGCAACGGAAGCTACGCGACATCCAACGTGGTCTCCTCGAAACGAAATATCCTATGGCCAAATTACCCGTATAA
- the ruvX gene encoding Holliday junction resolvase RuvX — protein MSRLIGLDYGEKRIGVAITDPLKIISQPYGTFNQTEIWTVLTSLASEPLGLEAFVVGWPLEEDGSAGEATRRVSAFVTQLSEKFPHIPVHKIDERYTSEMALEAIRASGLRMKARREKSRVDRTAAAILLRDFLDLHP, from the coding sequence ATGTCCCGATTGATTGGATTAGATTACGGCGAAAAGCGCATTGGCGTAGCCATAACTGATCCATTAAAAATCATTTCCCAACCCTATGGAACCTTTAACCAGACCGAAATCTGGACGGTTCTAACGTCGCTTGCCTCAGAGCCTTTAGGGTTGGAAGCGTTTGTGGTGGGATGGCCCTTAGAAGAGGACGGCTCGGCGGGAGAAGCTACACGGCGGGTTTCTGCTTTTGTAACCCAATTGTCGGAAAAATTCCCTCATATCCCAGTTCACAAAATAGATGAACGTTATACGTCCGAGATGGCATTGGAGGCCATACGGGCTTCTGGGTTGCGGATGAAAGCCCGGCGGGAGAAATCGAGGGTGGACAGGACGGCTGCCGCTATTTTATTACGAGACTTCTTGGACTTACACCCATAG
- a CDS encoding N-acetylmuramoyl-L-alanine amidase: MMRVGLFLVCALLMSTLGVSAQAVHEFTDSLVSLRSPSLKSKSGAVQFIRESETITTAFNGVLLDGFAAHQTISASIRFWENEAWSTPMPMLIWFPINGNAFTMAYNGNQKKHGTRFEVTIQAPPGTFVQIRTAGVFLNEADEERILNGTTTAATIAASGRFKAPRLIRRTEWSARAYACASLDPQPYYTYLTLHHTAWPVAQNDAASYKNMKDIQDFHITGRGWCDIGYQFLMDQRGNLFQGRPFMNEQLAFKDGPSLVIGAHVSNGNTGNIGLSLMGCFHPPENTSSLSCLDKPNTALLDSVVTWFTFMADTYKVNPDNFRGHRDFNSTSCPGDNNYALLNEIRTRVKANLAKPPAAVFSGIRTQLKENNRMEAHIAWSVTSEQAGTTYRILQKDGNGTTVQVGSVPASGEKTYQFTDVIQTCADDITYSIIATGTGTTEATLTGTRLTRPAIAEGEIAARVTPGGVVDVDWGLTKETGLQEVEILRVVPGGENPNTDPMFSAISIFRAVSKPLDSIIDRAFVPALGLRYRLDALDKNGCRQTLAEREATFEFADRPLLAPAYPNPFNPTTTFRFFIKDAAEATLVIYDMQGRKMTILASGSFLANSWNRVVWEASSVAAGHYLAVLTINTNGQVIRKTQKVSLIK, translated from the coding sequence ATGATGCGCGTCGGATTATTTTTGGTATGTGCGCTCCTTATGTCAACCTTAGGCGTAAGCGCTCAAGCCGTTCACGAGTTCACAGATTCATTGGTTTCGCTCCGTTCCCCAAGTCTAAAAAGCAAATCGGGCGCGGTTCAGTTTATACGAGAAAGTGAAACCATTACTACCGCCTTCAATGGCGTTCTTTTGGATGGATTTGCAGCTCACCAAACCATAAGCGCTTCTATACGGTTTTGGGAAAACGAGGCTTGGAGTACGCCTATGCCCATGCTCATCTGGTTTCCGATAAATGGAAATGCCTTTACAATGGCATACAATGGAAATCAAAAAAAGCATGGGACACGGTTTGAGGTGACCATTCAAGCACCGCCCGGAACCTTTGTCCAAATTCGGACAGCAGGTGTATTCCTGAACGAAGCCGATGAGGAGCGCATCCTAAACGGTACAACAACCGCCGCAACCATTGCCGCTTCTGGACGATTCAAAGCCCCCCGGCTTATTCGGCGCACCGAGTGGAGCGCACGGGCTTATGCCTGTGCAAGCCTCGATCCACAACCCTACTACACCTACCTGACCCTTCACCACACCGCTTGGCCTGTCGCCCAAAACGATGCGGCCTCCTATAAAAACATGAAGGACATTCAGGACTTCCATATCACCGGACGAGGTTGGTGCGACATCGGTTATCAGTTTTTAATGGATCAACGCGGAAATCTTTTTCAAGGTCGCCCTTTTATGAATGAACAACTCGCCTTTAAAGATGGCCCATCATTGGTGATAGGTGCTCACGTCTCCAATGGCAATACGGGCAATATCGGACTTTCCTTAATGGGATGTTTCCATCCACCAGAAAACACCAGTTCCCTGTCTTGCCTTGATAAACCCAATACAGCCCTTTTAGACTCCGTAGTAACGTGGTTTACCTTCATGGCGGATACCTATAAGGTCAATCCAGACAACTTCCGAGGACACCGAGATTTTAATAGCACCTCGTGCCCGGGCGATAATAATTATGCCCTGCTCAACGAAATTCGGACGCGGGTAAAAGCAAATCTTGCGAAACCACCGGCGGCTGTTTTTTCGGGCATACGCACACAGCTCAAAGAAAACAACCGGATGGAAGCACATATCGCGTGGTCGGTCACCTCTGAACAAGCCGGAACCACTTACCGAATCTTACAAAAAGACGGAAATGGCACAACTGTTCAGGTTGGTTCCGTGCCTGCTTCTGGCGAAAAAACGTATCAGTTTACCGACGTTATCCAAACATGTGCCGACGACATCACGTATTCAATCATCGCTACGGGAACGGGCACTACCGAGGCAACTCTCACCGGAACCCGCCTCACCCGTCCTGCAATCGCCGAGGGCGAAATCGCCGCAAGGGTTACGCCGGGGGGAGTGGTGGATGTGGATTGGGGGCTTACCAAGGAGACGGGTTTGCAGGAGGTAGAAATCCTTCGCGTTGTTCCCGGCGGTGAAAACCCCAATACAGATCCCATGTTTTCGGCAATTTCTATATTCCGGGCAGTCAGCAAACCCTTAGACAGTATCATAGACCGCGCCTTTGTACCGGCTTTGGGATTGCGTTACCGCTTGGATGCGTTAGATAAAAATGGCTGTCGGCAAACCCTCGCCGAGCGCGAAGCCACTTTCGAGTTTGCAGACCGACCACTCCTTGCGCCCGCTTATCCCAATCCGTTTAATCCTACCACAACCTTCCGGTTCTTCATCAAAGACGCTGCCGAAGCCACTTTGGTCATCTACGACATGCAAGGGCGCAAAATGACCATTTTGGCATCGGGGAGTTTTCTTGCTAACTCTTGGAACCGTGTGGTTTGGGAAGCCTCTTCCGTTGCAGCTGGCCATTACCTTGCCGTGCTAACCATCAACACAAACGGGCAGGTGATCCGCAAAACCCAAAAAGTGAGCCTGATCAAATAA
- a CDS encoding MFS transporter: MTHSKKADYLVLFALWLMVFSSSSQMMIIAPILPDIGRELRIDPALQGTLITAFVLSLGVFALFIGPVSDKVGRRKVILMGCGALSVALLLHALAFDYTSFLVIRILAGMSGGLLSGAAVSYVGDYFSYEERGWANGIVMSGIAVGQVLGIPLGVSLAGIWGYKAPFVFFALPMAFAFLFTYFKVPQPNVARLDQPLSLKHIVVSYRTLLLEKPIQTAVVTYFLQFFSLMLFIVFLPTWLEEEMGLNKYHIASMYFAGGIANVTMGPQMGKLSDKIGRKPLIMASSFGMAILMALSTILMSNLWVGYMLYFLAMTFVAMRMSPLQALLTAMVPGNRRGTLLSLTVGVGQIGSGIGSAFAGALYGTFGFLGNSLLAAAATLVMGIVVWKFLPEPQEQAIPLPTNLPISPEQTP; encoded by the coding sequence ATGACCCATTCAAAAAAAGCAGATTATTTAGTCCTCTTCGCCCTCTGGCTTATGGTCTTTTCTTCGTCGAGTCAGATGATGATCATTGCACCTATTTTGCCGGATATTGGCCGCGAACTTCGCATAGACCCCGCGCTCCAAGGAACACTCATTACTGCCTTTGTTTTATCCTTAGGTGTTTTTGCGCTCTTCATCGGGCCGGTTTCTGATAAGGTCGGGCGGCGGAAAGTCATCTTAATGGGTTGTGGGGCACTCTCGGTGGCCTTGTTGCTCCATGCTCTGGCATTTGATTACACCTCTTTTTTGGTCATTCGTATTTTAGCCGGAATGAGTGGCGGCCTACTCAGTGGAGCAGCCGTTTCGTATGTGGGGGATTATTTTTCGTATGAGGAAAGAGGTTGGGCAAATGGCATTGTGATGAGTGGCATTGCCGTTGGGCAGGTTTTAGGCATCCCGCTTGGCGTCAGCCTTGCGGGTATTTGGGGCTATAAAGCGCCTTTTGTTTTTTTTGCGCTACCTATGGCGTTCGCTTTTCTGTTCACTTATTTCAAAGTCCCGCAGCCCAATGTAGCCCGCTTGGATCAGCCCTTGAGCCTCAAACATATTGTGGTGAGTTATCGCACGCTTTTGCTCGAAAAACCCATTCAGACGGCAGTGGTCACTTATTTCCTTCAGTTCTTTAGCCTCATGCTTTTTATTGTCTTTTTGCCCACATGGTTAGAAGAAGAAATGGGCCTGAATAAGTATCACATTGCCTCCATGTATTTTGCTGGTGGTATCGCAAATGTGACCATGGGGCCGCAAATGGGCAAATTGTCCGATAAGATTGGCCGTAAACCGCTCATTATGGCCTCCAGTTTTGGCATGGCCATCCTTATGGCCCTCTCTACAATTTTGATGTCGAATTTATGGGTAGGCTATATGTTATATTTCTTGGCCATGACCTTTGTGGCCATGCGGATGTCCCCACTTCAGGCGCTCTTAACAGCAATGGTACCGGGAAACCGTCGTGGAACGCTCCTTAGCTTAACCGTAGGAGTAGGACAAATTGGCAGTGGGATAGGCAGCGCTTTTGCTGGCGCTTTGTATGGCACTTTTGGCTTTCTGGGGAACTCCTTATTGGCCGCTGCCGCAACCTTGGTTATGGGTATTGTGGTGTGGAAATTCCTACCAGAGCCACAAGAACAAGCTATACCTCTACCTACAAACTTACCCATCAGCCCAGAACAAACACCTTAA